In one Echinicola marina genomic region, the following are encoded:
- a CDS encoding rhamnogalacturonan lyase — MLTHIWSNGKVLGIVVLLTLNTYPFFTLAQQARQMEALDRGLVAIPAEEGGGNFVSWRVLGTDPEDICFNLYRISDSGDKTKLNASPLDKASSFLDQSATEKGLSYEVKAVLDGKEQQGSGSKAAWDKNYLSIPLQTPTGYMPNDASVGDLNGDGQYEIIIHQAGKTHDNSHKGLTDPPILQAYTLEGEMLWEINLGKNIRDGAHYTQFMVYDLDGDGRAEVACKTADGSVDGMGTVIGDPNADWRNEDGYILQGPEYLTIFDGLSGKALATTDYIPPRYPGKLNPSTEELKSLWGDGYGNRMDRFLAGIAYLDGERPSLIMTRGYYTRTVLAAWNWRDGELSEVWTFDSEDGDPAHKPYGGQGYHSLSVGDIDEDGKDEIVFGAMAIDDDGSGLYTTGLGHGDALHLSDIDPERPGMEVFGIHEHVRHEHGANLRDAATGEIIWSYPSPDVGRGLAIDIDPRYQGYECWASGEGLSGLWNVKGEMISAHKPRSCNMGIWWDGDLLREILNGVDIDKWDFENERSVRIFTGEDYRMAKNNGTKSNPALCADILGDWREELIGRTADGSELRIFSSTVPTEFRFYTLMHDPVYRLSIAWQNVGYNQPAHTGFYLGAGMAKPNRPLIRVND; from the coding sequence ATGTTAACCCACATTTGGAGCAATGGCAAGGTCTTAGGCATTGTCGTTCTATTAACCTTAAATACTTACCCATTTTTTACCTTAGCCCAACAAGCACGTCAAATGGAAGCATTGGACAGGGGGCTCGTGGCTATTCCTGCTGAAGAAGGTGGGGGGAATTTTGTGAGCTGGCGAGTGCTTGGGACCGATCCAGAGGATATCTGTTTTAACTTATACCGGATTTCTGACTCTGGAGATAAGACGAAGCTCAATGCAAGTCCACTGGACAAAGCCAGCAGTTTTTTGGACCAGTCAGCGACTGAAAAAGGGCTAAGCTATGAGGTAAAGGCGGTCCTTGATGGCAAGGAACAGCAAGGATCAGGTTCCAAGGCTGCTTGGGATAAAAATTACCTCTCCATTCCACTGCAAACACCGACAGGGTATATGCCCAATGATGCTTCGGTTGGCGATCTCAATGGAGATGGCCAATATGAAATCATCATTCACCAAGCGGGGAAAACCCATGACAATTCCCATAAGGGTTTGACAGATCCTCCTATCCTTCAGGCTTATACCCTGGAAGGGGAGATGCTTTGGGAAATCAATTTGGGTAAGAATATCAGGGATGGTGCCCATTATACTCAGTTTATGGTTTATGATCTGGATGGGGATGGAAGGGCAGAAGTGGCCTGCAAGACAGCTGATGGCAGCGTGGATGGTATGGGGACCGTGATAGGTGACCCAAATGCTGATTGGCGCAATGAAGATGGTTATATCCTGCAAGGACCGGAGTACTTGACCATTTTTGATGGGCTTAGTGGCAAAGCACTGGCCACTACAGATTATATTCCTCCCAGATATCCTGGGAAATTAAATCCAAGTACTGAAGAATTGAAGTCCTTATGGGGTGATGGTTATGGCAATCGTATGGATCGGTTTTTAGCAGGTATAGCCTACCTCGATGGAGAACGGCCCAGTTTGATCATGACTCGTGGATACTATACCAGGACGGTTTTGGCTGCCTGGAATTGGCGGGACGGAGAATTGTCTGAAGTATGGACATTTGACAGTGAGGATGGAGATCCTGCGCATAAGCCTTACGGAGGCCAAGGTTACCATAGCTTATCGGTGGGAGATATAGATGAAGATGGGAAAGATGAAATTGTATTTGGGGCCATGGCCATCGATGATGATGGATCTGGTCTATACACGACAGGCTTGGGACATGGAGATGCGCTGCACCTATCGGATATTGACCCTGAGCGTCCTGGGATGGAGGTATTTGGTATTCATGAGCATGTAAGACATGAGCATGGAGCGAACCTTAGGGATGCGGCTACAGGAGAAATTATTTGGTCTTATCCTTCTCCAGATGTGGGGCGCGGATTGGCCATTGATATAGATCCACGCTATCAAGGTTATGAATGCTGGGCTTCTGGAGAGGGGCTAAGCGGATTGTGGAATGTAAAAGGTGAAATGATTTCGGCCCATAAACCTCGGTCCTGCAATATGGGGATTTGGTGGGATGGTGATTTGCTACGTGAGATCCTTAATGGTGTGGATATTGATAAGTGGGATTTTGAAAATGAGCGTTCGGTAAGGATTTTTACGGGTGAGGACTACCGGATGGCCAAAAATAACGGTACTAAGTCCAATCCCGCCTTATGTGCAGATATCTTGGGAGATTGGCGGGAAGAATTAATCGGGAGGACTGCGGATGGTAGTGAGTTGCGTATCTTTAGCAGCACTGTTCCTACCGAATTCCGTTTTTATACCTTGATGCATGATCCTGTTTATCGCTTGAGTATAGCATGGCAAAATGTGGGTTATAACCAACCTGCCCATACAGGCTTTTATTTGGGAGCCGGAATGGCCAAGCCCAATCGCCCCTTGATCAGGGTGAATGATTGA
- a CDS encoding VOC family protein, producing MVKQIFINLAVKDVDKSMGFYTALGFTNNPQFSDDTTKCMVWSDTIFVMLMEHEKFSGFITKPIADTKANIAGLFSLSVDSVSEMNEILENGLKAGGIEPNELRDYGFMQQRTIEDFDGHTWEVFHMDMSKAPTE from the coding sequence ATGGTAAAACAGATCTTCATCAATTTAGCGGTAAAAGATGTGGACAAATCCATGGGGTTTTACACAGCATTGGGATTTACCAACAATCCTCAATTTTCAGACGACACCACAAAATGTATGGTGTGGAGCGACACCATTTTTGTAATGTTAATGGAACATGAAAAGTTTTCAGGCTTTATTACCAAACCGATAGCCGACACCAAAGCGAATATAGCAGGGCTTTTTTCATTATCTGTCGATAGTGTAAGTGAAATGAATGAAATCCTGGAAAACGGTTTAAAGGCAGGGGGGATTGAACCAAATGAATTAAGGGATTATGGTTTTATGCAACAGCGGACAATTGAAGATTTTGACGGGCACACTTGGGAGGTATTCCATATGGATATGTCAAAAGCGCCAACTGAATAA
- a CDS encoding DinB family protein — protein sequence MESRTNTLLAPVITPSDLLAHWQGHRGLTRRVIEAFPEEAFFNYTIGGMRSFADMVMELLAIAGPGIKEIATGEISSLVEEVDHGNQKSKILELWDEATAEINTYWAQVRPEQFKQSIKAFGQYEGTVWSSIFYFIDNEIHHRGQGYVYLRALGVEPPFFYER from the coding sequence ATGGAATCAAGAACAAACACATTATTAGCGCCGGTTATTACACCATCTGATCTATTGGCCCATTGGCAAGGTCACCGGGGATTAACCCGAAGGGTTATTGAAGCTTTTCCTGAAGAAGCTTTTTTTAATTACACTATAGGTGGCATGCGTAGTTTTGCTGATATGGTAATGGAGCTTTTGGCCATAGCAGGTCCAGGCATTAAGGAAATAGCTACTGGGGAGATCAGTAGCTTGGTTGAAGAAGTTGATCACGGCAATCAAAAGTCAAAAATTCTTGAACTTTGGGATGAAGCTACAGCTGAAATCAACACTTATTGGGCGCAGGTAAGGCCTGAGCAGTTTAAACAAAGCATTAAAGCCTTTGGGCAATATGAGGGGACTGTTTGGTCTTCCATCTTCTATTTTATAGATAATGAAATCCATCATCGGGGACAAGGATATGTCTATTTACGTGCTTTAGGTGTTGAACCTCCGTTCTTTTATGAGCGTTGA
- a CDS encoding helix-turn-helix transcriptional regulator produces the protein MLKSIFKTYFRLKSYLWEIAYGIMGLDTVKRFDRIVAILIQLQSKNIVKAQELADRFEVSLRTIYRDIRTLEASGVPIISEAGVGYSIMEGYRLPPVMFTREEAGSFVAAEKLMQKFVDKSLGNYYESAMIKLKSVLRGREKDWISALESQILVDPTNKLFNDSLPNALETLFESIAEKRQVFLKYQALNSESPSERLVEPVGIYHESGFWYVLAFCHLRNDYRQFRTDRMQAIRSTPHNFTREHISLDEYRSQHEDIPKTKVVITIDKSVVRYINNSKMQYGFVSEKVKGNQVEMTFMTPYIKHGFSRWYIVFSDYAKIIEPESLKLQVKAILEKAITKL, from the coding sequence ATGTTGAAGTCAATATTTAAAACATACTTTCGCCTGAAATCCTATCTTTGGGAAATAGCTTATGGTATTATGGGACTAGATACGGTAAAACGTTTTGACAGAATTGTAGCGATCCTTATTCAGCTACAGTCTAAAAACATAGTTAAGGCACAAGAATTGGCTGACCGATTTGAAGTGAGCCTGCGCACGATTTATCGAGATATACGGACGCTTGAAGCCTCCGGTGTACCCATTATAAGTGAGGCAGGAGTTGGCTATTCCATTATGGAAGGATACCGTTTACCGCCCGTTATGTTTACCCGAGAAGAAGCGGGAAGTTTTGTGGCTGCCGAAAAACTGATGCAGAAATTCGTGGACAAATCCTTGGGCAATTACTACGAATCCGCCATGATAAAGCTGAAATCTGTTTTGCGCGGTCGAGAAAAAGATTGGATTTCTGCCCTGGAATCACAAATCTTGGTTGACCCTACCAATAAATTGTTTAATGACAGTTTACCCAATGCCCTTGAAACCTTGTTTGAAAGTATCGCTGAAAAAAGACAGGTATTTCTAAAATACCAAGCCTTAAATAGCGAATCACCTTCCGAACGTTTAGTTGAACCAGTAGGGATATATCATGAATCAGGCTTTTGGTATGTATTGGCTTTTTGTCATTTGAGAAACGATTATAGGCAGTTCAGGACCGATAGGATGCAGGCCATTAGATCTACCCCACATAATTTTACCAGAGAACACATTTCCTTGGATGAATACCGCAGCCAGCATGAAGATATACCAAAAACTAAAGTAGTGATCACCATTGATAAAAGTGTAGTACGCTATATAAACAATAGTAAAATGCAATATGGTTTTGTCTCCGAGAAAGTCAAAGGAAACCAAGTGGAAATGACATTCATGACACCCTATATCAAACACGGTTTTTCGAGATGGTATATTGTTTTTTCAGATTATGCCAAAATAATTGAACCTGAAAGTTTAAAGCTTCAGGTAAAAGCAATTTTAGAAAAGGCCATTACCAAGTTATGA
- a CDS encoding VOC family protein, giving the protein MNTKEHDMVKSKIIPNLWFDKNAKEAAEYYVAIFPDGKISNITYYPKTAEEGLAEFQKDFAGKVLTVEFEILGMKFIGINAGPLFKFNESVSFMITCKDQDEIDYYWETLTANGGEESVCGWLKDKYGLSWQVCPEDWEELNKRPGAFKKMMGMKKIIIADF; this is encoded by the coding sequence ATGAATACAAAAGAACATGATATGGTAAAAAGTAAAATTATTCCGAATTTATGGTTTGATAAAAACGCAAAGGAAGCTGCAGAATATTATGTAGCCATTTTTCCTGATGGGAAAATTTCAAATATCACCTATTATCCAAAAACAGCTGAAGAAGGTTTAGCAGAATTTCAAAAAGACTTTGCTGGTAAGGTACTTACGGTGGAATTTGAAATATTGGGAATGAAATTTATAGGTATCAATGCGGGACCACTGTTTAAGTTTAATGAATCCGTATCGTTCATGATCACTTGTAAAGACCAGGACGAAATTGATTATTATTGGGAGACGCTGACGGCTAATGGTGGTGAAGAGAGTGTCTGTGGTTGGTTAAAGGACAAGTATGGTTTGAGCTGGCAAGTTTGCCCTGAAGATTGGGAGGAGCTCAACAAAAGACCAGGAGCATTTAAAAAGATGATGGGCATGAAAAAGATCATTATTGCTGATTTTTAG
- a CDS encoding SRPBCC family protein, translated as MKSSLLFDFTVDRETNTIHIKREFDANLGLVWDAWTIPELLNEWWAPRPYHIETKSLDLRVGGMWLYAMVSPEGEKMWCKADYKAIEPKKILSWLDAFCDEDGIENTTKPRSLWTNSFTQKSGITMVVITLKHEKLEDIEQMIAMGFKEGLTMALGNLDELLLTLKDI; from the coding sequence ATGAAGAGTAGTTTGCTATTTGATTTTACTGTAGATAGAGAAACCAATACCATTCACATAAAACGTGAATTTGATGCTAATCTCGGATTGGTATGGGATGCGTGGACAATACCTGAATTATTAAATGAATGGTGGGCACCTAGACCATATCACATTGAAACAAAATCATTGGATCTTAGAGTAGGTGGAATGTGGCTTTATGCAATGGTAAGCCCAGAAGGTGAAAAAATGTGGTGCAAAGCTGATTATAAAGCCATTGAACCAAAGAAAATACTGTCTTGGCTAGATGCCTTTTGTGATGAGGACGGAATTGAAAATACCACTAAACCACGTTCCTTATGGACGAACAGTTTCACACAAAAAAGTGGGATTACAATGGTAGTCATCACCTTAAAACACGAAAAATTGGAAGACATAGAACAAATGATTGCAATGGGCTTTAAGGAAGGTCTTACAATGGCATTAGGAAATCTTGATGAATTACTACTAACACTTAAAGACATATGA
- a CDS encoding SRPBCC family protein, with protein sequence MKSNLLFDFTVDKKTSTVFVNREFDAAQAMVWDAFTKQELLDRWWAPQPWKSRTKYMNFEEGGRRFYAMVSPEGEEHWSIQDFTSISPKDNFQFKDAFADKDENINEQFPSAKWNLDFSEKQSITTVEISIKHEKLEDLEMHIQMGFKEGFTATLDHLAEILSTHKH encoded by the coding sequence ATGAAAAGCAATTTGCTATTTGACTTTACTGTTGATAAAAAAACAAGTACCGTTTTCGTAAACCGGGAATTTGATGCAGCACAAGCTATGGTTTGGGATGCTTTTACAAAACAGGAGCTCCTTGACCGATGGTGGGCACCACAGCCTTGGAAATCAAGAACAAAGTATATGAACTTTGAAGAAGGTGGGCGAAGATTTTATGCTATGGTTAGCCCTGAAGGAGAGGAACATTGGTCCATTCAGGACTTTACTTCAATTTCCCCAAAGGACAATTTCCAATTCAAGGATGCTTTTGCTGACAAGGATGAAAACATCAACGAACAATTTCCCTCTGCAAAGTGGAACCTGGACTTTAGTGAAAAACAAAGTATTACAACAGTGGAAATTTCCATTAAACACGAGAAACTTGAAGATCTTGAAATGCACATACAAATGGGCTTCAAAGAGGGGTTTACGGCAACATTAGATCATTTGGCGGAAATATTATCCACTCATAAACATTAA
- a CDS encoding DoxX family protein produces MKKKAIIFWTAIIIIALWEGVMPLSTWIFAPEYMTVGTKALGYPDYFAYALVIAKVLGVIAITFPKTPEKLKEWAYAGLSFNLIFAFISHAFVDKNLGYMLMPLVFLGILALSYYYKNNIQAMNLK; encoded by the coding sequence ATGAAAAAGAAAGCAATCATTTTTTGGACGGCCATTATTATCATAGCACTTTGGGAAGGTGTTATGCCGTTGAGTACTTGGATTTTTGCACCGGAGTATATGACTGTTGGAACAAAAGCTTTGGGGTATCCTGATTATTTTGCTTACGCATTGGTCATAGCAAAAGTCCTTGGGGTTATTGCAATCACTTTCCCCAAAACACCTGAAAAGCTAAAAGAGTGGGCTTATGCAGGACTTTCATTTAATTTAATTTTTGCATTCATTAGCCATGCTTTTGTCGATAAAAACTTAGGGTATATGCTCATGCCCTTGGTATTCTTGGGCATTCTTGCACTATCCTACTATTACAAAAACAACATTCAAGCAATGAATTTAAAATAG
- a CDS encoding dihydrofolate reductase family protein, translating into MDRGKTWVFQFRNGSKDKYTMRKLVAVLNMTLDGFCDHTAGLPDKEIHQHYTQLLGEGDAILYGRTTYQLMEFWRSLLENPSEEKSMNDFALAIDKIPKIVFSDTIKNVVWESATIAQRGLKEEVLVLKQGAGKDIFVGSRSLIVQLLKLNLIDEFQLCIYPVVEGKGLPLFEGIEDRIVFKLLKTKTFNGGAMILYYEPQKA; encoded by the coding sequence TTGGATAGAGGTAAAACTTGGGTATTCCAGTTTAGAAATGGCAGTAAGGATAAATATACTATGAGAAAGTTAGTTGCTGTATTAAATATGACCCTTGATGGATTTTGCGATCATACTGCTGGCTTACCTGATAAAGAAATACATCAGCATTATACGCAATTATTAGGTGAGGGAGATGCCATCTTATATGGCAGGACTACGTATCAGCTTATGGAGTTTTGGCGGAGTCTCCTAGAAAATCCTTCTGAAGAGAAATCAATGAATGATTTTGCGCTAGCCATAGACAAAATCCCGAAAATAGTCTTTTCTGATACCATCAAAAATGTAGTATGGGAAAGTGCTACAATCGCACAGCGTGGGTTAAAAGAGGAAGTTTTGGTGCTCAAACAAGGGGCAGGTAAAGATATTTTTGTTGGTAGTCGTAGTTTAATCGTACAGCTATTAAAACTGAATTTAATCGATGAATTCCAGCTTTGTATCTATCCAGTTGTTGAGGGAAAAGGTTTACCATTATTTGAGGGCATAGAGGACAGGATTGTTTTTAAGCTCCTCAAGACTAAAACTTTTAATGGTGGTGCCATGATTCTCTATTATGAACCACAGAAGGCATAG
- a CDS encoding metalloregulator ArsR/SmtB family transcription factor produces MKLRRDIFQAISDPTRRAILVLLTSQAMTAGTIAENFDAARPTISKHIQILNECELVEAKQQGREIYYALKIEKMKEIDRWLEQFRKIWENRFDQLDNLLSTLKSKKNEE; encoded by the coding sequence ATGAAATTAAGAAGAGACATATTTCAAGCTATTTCCGACCCTACAAGACGAGCAATTTTAGTTTTGCTTACCTCACAAGCTATGACCGCAGGAACTATTGCTGAAAACTTTGATGCAGCAAGGCCAACGATTTCAAAGCATATTCAAATTTTAAACGAATGTGAGCTTGTAGAAGCCAAGCAACAAGGGAGAGAAATCTACTATGCACTGAAAATTGAAAAAATGAAGGAAATAGATAGATGGTTGGAACAGTTCAGAAAAATATGGGAAAATCGTTTTGACCAACTTGACAATTTATTATCAACACTAAAAAGCAAAAAAAATGAAGAGTAG